CGGCGATGGCGTACGGGCTCCACCTGGGCAGGCTCGCGCCGCGCAGGGTGCTGGGGCGCTTCTCGGCGCTTGCGGTGCTCATGCGTTGGCCCCCGAGTACTCCTTGCGGCGGGCGATGATCATGCGCGCCGCGCCGTTGACCAGCAGGGTGATGACGAACAGGACCAGACCGGAGGCGATCAGCGCGTCCCGGCCGGTCTCGCTGGCCTCACCGAACTTGCTGGCGATGTTCTGGGCGAAGGTGCCGCCGCCCGGGTCGAGCAGGCTGGCCTGGATGTCGAAGGTCGGCGAGAGCACGGTGGCCACGGCCATCGTCTCGCCGAGTGCGCGGCCGAGGCCGAGCATCGAGGCGGAGATCACGCCGGAGCGGCCGAAGGGGATGACCGACATGCGGACGACCTCCCAGCGGGTGGCGCCGAGCGCCAGGGCCGCCTCCTCGTGCATCTGCGGGACCTGGCGGAAGACCTCGCGGCTCACGTTGGTGATGATCGGCAGGATCATGATCGCGAGCAGGATGCCGACGGTGAGCATCGAGCGGGGCGCACCGCCCTGCCAGGAGAAGATGCCGGTCCAGCCGAGGTAGTCGTTGAGCCAGCCGTAGAGGCCGTTCATGTGCGGGACGAGGATGAGGGCGCCCCAGAGGCCGTACACGATGGACGGGACGGCGGCGAGCAGGTCGATCACGTAGGCGATCGGGCCGCGCAGTCGGCGCGGGGCGTAGTGCGTGAGGAACAGCGCGATGGCGACGGCGATCGGGACCGCGATGGCCATGGCGATGACCGAGGAGACGACCGTGCCGAAGACGAGGACGGCGATGCCGAACTTCGGCGGGACGAGCTGGGTGTTCCACTCGAACGCGGTGAAGAAGTTGGCGTCGTCCTTGCTGATCGCGATCGAGGCGCGGTAGGCGAGGAAGCCCGCGATCGCGGCCATGATCACCAGCAGCAGGATGCCCGACCCTCGGGAGAGACCGAGGAAGATCCGGTCACCGGGTCGGGTGGCGCCACGGGCCGCGCGCTTCTGCTCGGCCTCGGTGGGTTGCGGTACGGGGGGAGGTGCGTCTGTTATCTGTGTGGTTTCCATCGGGTTCTCCGGTCTGCGGAGCCACACATGTCGTACGGCTCCTGGCGGCGGTGCACCGGACGGTGCGGTCCGGCCGGGGTCCCTTCGAAGCGGGCCCCGGCCGGACCGCACACTCAAATCAGCTGAGGCTCTCGATGGTGGTGCGAACCTTGGCGATGATGTCGTCGGGGATCGGCGCGTAGTCGTTGTCCGCGAGGACCTTCTGGCCGTCCTCGGAGGCGGTGTAGCGCAGGAACGACTTGGTGGCGGCCAGGGTGTCGGCCTTGTTGCCCTTGTCGCAGACGATCTCGTAGGTGACCAGGACCATCGGGTAGGCACCGTCGGCCTTGGTCGCGTAGTTCAGCTGGAGCGCGAGGTCCGAGCCGGTGCCGACGACCTTGGCGTCCGCGATGGCCTTGGAGGCGTTCTCCGTGGTCGCCTCGACCGGGGCGGAGGCGCCGGTGTCGATGCTGACCGCCGTGATGCCGTCCTTGGCGTAGGAGAGCTCGAAGTAACCGATGGCGCCGTTGGTCTGCTTGACCTGCTGGGCCACACCGGAG
This is a stretch of genomic DNA from Streptomyces sp. NBC_00285. It encodes these proteins:
- the pstC gene encoding phosphate ABC transporter permease subunit PstC encodes the protein METTQITDAPPPVPQPTEAEQKRAARGATRPGDRIFLGLSRGSGILLLVIMAAIAGFLAYRASIAISKDDANFFTAFEWNTQLVPPKFGIAVLVFGTVVSSVIAMAIAVPIAVAIALFLTHYAPRRLRGPIAYVIDLLAAVPSIVYGLWGALILVPHMNGLYGWLNDYLGWTGIFSWQGGAPRSMLTVGILLAIMILPIITNVSREVFRQVPQMHEEAALALGATRWEVVRMSVIPFGRSGVISASMLGLGRALGETMAVATVLSPTFDIQASLLDPGGGTFAQNIASKFGEASETGRDALIASGLVLFVITLLVNGAARMIIARRKEYSGANA